In Phaeodactylum tricornutum CCAP 1055/1 chromosome 21, whole genome shotgun sequence, the following proteins share a genomic window:
- a CDS encoding predicted protein: MHPTYAFFVFALVLVCADVCSGQEVKHLTGASPGNTKKRSVVTQEKGSKSRRLKSSKSGSSGSKTKSSQSKSGKSGKGSGKEDTSDDVIDCGADTLTCALGPNLRFTLYVESDADNLDLTVLPPVGERLSFSNDKDEASSGIYMVGYGPVDEAGIFDFIVINIGFPLADALAGNYEIVVTTALGAEVPWYLTATLDGEVVGAVTGLIPADQESSEPNIFTLEAS; the protein is encoded by the exons ATGCACCCTACGTACGCTTTCTTCGTGTTTGCATTGGTCTTGGTATGCGCTGATGTTTGCAGTGGCCAGGAAGTCAAACACCTCACCGGGGCCTCACCCGGAAACACTAAGAAACGGTCGGTGGTAACGCAAGAAAAGGGCTCGAAGAGTCGTCGTCTAAAGAGCTCTAAAAGTGGTTCAAGTGGTTCAAAGACTAAATCCTCCCAAAGCAAGAGTGGAAAGAGTGGCAAAGGTTCAGGCAAAGAAGATACCAGTGACGACGTCATCGACTGCGGCGCCGACACGCTAACTTGCGCTCTAGGACCAAACCTTCGCTTCACGCTCTATGTAGAAAGTGATGCTG ACAACCTGGACTTGACTGTCCTTCCTCCCGTAGGTGAACGCCTTAGTTTCAGCAACGACAAAGATGAAGCAAGTTCCGGAATATACATGGTCGGGTATGGACCAGTGGACGAGGCTGGAATTTTCGATTTTATTGTGATTAATATCGGATTTCCTTTGGCAGATGCGTTAGCTGGCAACTATGAAATAGTTGTTACGACGGCATTGGGTGCTGAAGTTCCTTGGTATTTGACCGCCACTCTGGATGGGGAGGTTGTTGGCGCGGTAACTGGATTGATTCCGGCCGATCAAGAAAGTTCCGAACCGAATATTTTTACACTGGAAGCAAGCTAG
- a CDS encoding predicted protein: MRLILYGFVLSILALSLASGVASPDQPGNSRVTNDSLCRCEQPHEHIYPGRGRAEEILAFDSEDPTQTETLRVESGGVTILPTYHPACSSQTLLSHYFVPNKLFSCTDQNEMEQTNGHSHFRNLRKSMGKGGSSGKSGSKSSKSGKGSTSSKSSKSGKGGSKSSKNSSKSSSESDDDGKGKSMNTPFPKTPSPSGTPTPFTTAPTALPTLVDAIIPFTEAPTSAPSSKMETPSDTPSMVPSDIPSVMPSTDTLPSLSPQPTTSETPSFTPTVSLRPTLISENTSTSPSENPSSLPSQFPSSSPSTTPSSEPSAFPSQIPSSLPLILGTQEDSLNSEGNATNLNAVAVESIEVATNSPSVLSQEQAFSLFSARTSNQCQPFSVYAKCDRSNPLSFARAASVSQTCTDFNVPSTTEGEDSMSGSYDTWSGTLLPQPMVLRRGDVIVGYASFFSDPSSCAVQLSEPFTLVRSVCHVSPTFPQSNGELSTSPDDFQNVGCVTAPGSQCIVMAYAEVTRKGCKLNKL, encoded by the exons ATGAGGCTGATCCTATACGGCTTCGTTCTCAGCATTCTAGCGTTGTCTCTCGCGTCCGGTGTCGCTTCGCCAGACCAGCCCGGAAACAGTCGTGTTACCAACGACAGTCTCTGCCGCTGTGAACAGCCGCACGAACACATTTATCCCGGGAGAGGTCGCGCTGAGGAGATTTTGGCGTTCGATTCGGAGGACCCCACGCAAACGGAGACCTTGCGGGTTGAGAGCGGTGGTGTGACAATACTACCAACGTACCACCCCGCTTGTTCCTCTCAAACGCTTTTATCGCACTACTTCGTCCCAAATAAACTGTTTTCGTGCACTGATCAAAACGAGATGGAGCAAACGAATGGACACTCTCACTTTAGGAATCTTAGAAAAAGCATGGGCAAGGGAGGCAGTAGCGGCAAAAGTGGCAGCAAAAGTAGCAAGAGTGGGAAAGGTAGTACTAGTAGCAAAAGTAGCAAGAGTGGCAAAGGTGGAAGCAAGAGCTCGAAAAACAGCAGTAAATCCAGTAGCGAATCCGATGACGATG GCAAAGGAAAAAGTATGAATACCCCCTTTCCTAAGACGCCATCTCCCAGTGGTACTCCTACCCCATTTACAACGGCTCCAACAGCCCTCCCAACTTTGGTGGATGCTATTATCCCTTTTACCGAGGCCCCCACCTCCGCGCCATCGTCGAAAATGGAGACGCCCTCCGACACTCCGTCAATGGTGCCATCTGACATTCCATCTGTAATGCCTTCTACTGATACTTTGCCGTCGCTGTCACCCCAACCAACGACATCGGAAACCCCCTCATTTACCCCTACGGTATCCCTTAGACCAACACTTATATCTGAAAACACCTCAACATCTCCGTCGGAAAATCCCTCATCGCTTCCGTCGCAATTTCCTTCCTCATCTCCGTCTACTACTCCCTCGTCCGAGCCTTCAGCATTTCCATCACAAATTCCTTCATCTTTGCCCTTAATTTTGGGAACTCAAGAAGATTCACTAAACTCAGAAGGGAATGCTACTAATCTCAATGCGGTCGCGGTGGAAAGCATTGAAGTAGCAACCAATAGTCCGAGTGTTTTGAGCCAGGAACAAGCATTTTCTTTATTCTCGGCCCGGACAAGCAATCAGTGCCAACCCTTTTCGGTTTACGCAAAATGTGATCGATCGAACCCCTTGTCATTTGCCCGTGCCGCATCCGTCAGTCAAACGTGCACCGATTTTAACGTCCCATCTACCACCGAAGGAGAAGATAGCATGAGCGGCAGCTATGACACCTGGAGCGGAACACTACTCCCACAGCCTATGGTTTTGCGGCGAGGGGACGTCATTGTGGGCTATGCCTCTTTTTTTTCAGATCCCTCAAGTTGTGCGGTTCAATTGAGCGAACCGTTTACTCTGGTTAGGAGCGTGTGCCACGTTTCCCCCACCTTCCCTCAAAGCAACGGCGAACTATCGACATCGCCTGACGATTTTCAAAATGTTGGTTGCGTGACCGCACCAGGTTCTCAATGTATTGTGATGGCGTATGCTGAAGTGACAAGAAAAGGCTGCAAGCTCAATAAATTATAG